The Microbacterium foliorum genome has a window encoding:
- a CDS encoding beta-ketoacyl-[acyl-carrier-protein] synthase family protein — translation MTKRIVVTGIGATSAIGGTAPENWTNLLAGQSGTRTLEHDWVQQYELPVTFAAEAIVRPEEVLPRHEAKRLDPSSQFALIAAREAWADAGEPEVAPERLGVDFATGIGGLWTLLDAWDTLREKGPRRVMPLTVPMLMPNAAAGNLSLQFQARAYAQTVVSACASSTESIIHAFHHLQDGLADVVIAGGTESAIHPITMASFASAQALSRRNDDPATASRPGAIDRDGFVMGEGAAALILETEEHAKARGAKIYGYVLGGGVTADAYHITGNDPEGTGAARAVTQALDEAGITADQIAHINAHATSTPVGDPNEYVALRKVFGERIDEIPVSATKASTGHLLGGTGALEAIFALLALRDRVAPPTINMTEPDPAVPFRLSGEAQPLGEGTLYAISNSFGFGGHNAVAVFSNAD, via the coding sequence ATGACCAAGCGCATCGTCGTCACCGGCATCGGCGCCACGTCCGCCATCGGCGGGACAGCACCCGAGAACTGGACGAACCTGCTCGCAGGGCAGTCCGGAACCCGCACCCTCGAGCACGACTGGGTGCAGCAGTACGAGCTTCCCGTCACCTTCGCCGCTGAGGCGATCGTCCGGCCCGAGGAGGTCCTGCCCCGCCACGAGGCGAAGCGGCTCGACCCCTCGTCGCAGTTCGCCCTCATCGCGGCCCGTGAGGCCTGGGCGGATGCCGGCGAGCCCGAGGTCGCCCCCGAGCGACTCGGCGTCGATTTCGCCACTGGCATCGGCGGTCTCTGGACGCTCCTCGACGCCTGGGACACCCTGCGTGAGAAGGGCCCGCGTCGGGTGATGCCCCTGACCGTCCCGATGCTGATGCCGAACGCGGCGGCGGGCAACCTGTCGCTGCAGTTCCAGGCGCGCGCCTATGCGCAGACCGTGGTGAGCGCCTGTGCCTCGAGCACCGAGTCGATCATCCACGCCTTCCACCACCTGCAGGACGGCCTGGCCGATGTCGTGATCGCCGGGGGCACCGAATCGGCCATCCACCCGATCACGATGGCGTCCTTCGCTTCGGCGCAGGCGCTCTCGCGGCGCAACGACGACCCCGCGACCGCATCGCGGCCCGGCGCGATCGACCGTGACGGCTTCGTCATGGGCGAAGGCGCTGCGGCCCTGATCCTCGAGACCGAGGAGCACGCCAAGGCGCGCGGCGCGAAGATCTACGGGTATGTGCTCGGCGGCGGCGTCACGGCCGACGCGTACCACATCACCGGCAACGACCCTGAAGGCACCGGCGCGGCGCGCGCCGTCACGCAGGCGCTCGACGAGGCCGGGATCACCGCCGATCAGATCGCGCACATCAACGCGCACGCGACGTCGACCCCGGTGGGCGACCCCAACGAGTACGTCGCTCTTCGCAAGGTGTTCGGCGAGCGGATCGACGAGATCCCGGTGTCGGCGACGAAGGCCTCGACCGGCCACCTGCTCGGCGGTACCGGAGCCCTCGAGGCGATCTTCGCGCTTCTCGCACTGCGCGATCGTGTCGCACCTCCGACCATCAACATGACCGAGCCCGACCCGGCCGTGCCGTTCAGACTGTCGGGCGAGGCCCAGCCTCTCGGCGAGGGCACGCTGTACGCCATCAGCAACTCGTTCGGATTCGGCGGCCACAACGCCGTCGCCGTCTTCTCCAACGCCGACTGA
- the yczE gene encoding membrane protein YczE produces the protein MQPRSLFLPISATSRRDLLERLVQLLVGLFLYGVALGLMVHGGIGVAPWDVLALGVAGQTGIGYGTVTVLVSILVLALWIPLRQRVGLGTLLNALLVGPSADLALVLIPEPPSVWIGAPMFLAGLVLLAFATGLYIAADFGPGPRDGLMTGLVRRTGWPVWLVRTLIEGSVLLIGFLLGGPVGVGTVLFAFGVGPLVGWFLPWTTRLRQARSRQLARV, from the coding sequence ATGCAGCCCCGTTCCCTCTTCCTGCCGATCTCCGCGACGAGCAGACGCGACCTCCTCGAGCGCCTCGTGCAGCTCCTGGTCGGTCTCTTCCTCTACGGCGTCGCGCTCGGGCTCATGGTGCACGGGGGCATCGGAGTGGCGCCGTGGGACGTCCTCGCACTGGGCGTCGCCGGACAGACCGGAATCGGCTACGGCACCGTCACGGTGCTCGTGTCGATCCTCGTTCTGGCGCTGTGGATCCCGCTGCGGCAGCGTGTCGGACTCGGCACCCTCCTCAACGCCCTGCTCGTGGGGCCGAGCGCCGATCTCGCGCTCGTGCTGATTCCCGAGCCGCCGTCGGTCTGGATCGGCGCGCCCATGTTCCTTGCCGGTCTCGTGCTCCTCGCGTTCGCGACCGGACTGTACATCGCGGCGGACTTCGGTCCGGGGCCGCGTGACGGGCTCATGACCGGTCTGGTCCGCCGGACGGGGTGGCCGGTCTGGCTCGTGCGCACGCTCATCGAGGGGAGCGTGCTGCTCATCGGGTTCCTGCTCGGCGGTCCGGTGGGCGTCGGCACGGTGCTCTTCGCGTTCGGCGTCGGGCCACTGGTCGGCTGGTTCCTGCCGTGGACGACGCGACTGCGCCAGGCGCGGTCGCGACAGCTCGCCCGAGTGTGA
- a CDS encoding ACP S-malonyltransferase, whose product MIVVVCPGQGSQTPGFLSPWLELDGVAEKLATYSAAAEVDLQQHGTVSDADTIRDTRIAQPLIVAASLIAADALAARAGRRADGIAGHSVGEIAALVGSGVIDAETGMRLVGIRGRAMAEAAAQTPTGMSAVLGGDEETILTRLSELGLSPANYNGGGQLVVAGELAGLDALSTEPVKGTRVIPLQVAGAFHTSYMAAAVAALRDAVSTVTPSDPDLTLWTNRDGSIVTDGAQALDYLVDQVSSPVRWDLCMASFADQGITGLIELAPAGALTGLAKRGLRGIPAVAVKTPDDLDAAVALLNGDAA is encoded by the coding sequence GTGATTGTCGTCGTATGCCCAGGACAGGGCTCGCAGACCCCCGGTTTCCTCTCCCCCTGGCTCGAGCTGGACGGCGTGGCCGAGAAGCTCGCCACCTACTCCGCCGCCGCTGAGGTCGACCTCCAGCAGCACGGCACGGTGTCGGATGCCGACACGATCCGTGACACGCGGATCGCGCAGCCGCTCATCGTCGCCGCATCCCTCATCGCCGCAGATGCTCTCGCGGCGCGTGCCGGCCGCCGAGCCGATGGCATCGCCGGCCATTCCGTGGGCGAGATCGCCGCACTGGTCGGCAGCGGGGTGATCGATGCCGAGACCGGCATGCGACTCGTCGGCATCCGCGGCCGCGCCATGGCCGAAGCGGCGGCGCAGACTCCGACGGGCATGAGCGCCGTGCTCGGCGGCGACGAGGAGACGATCCTCACCCGCCTCAGCGAGCTCGGTCTCTCCCCTGCCAACTACAACGGAGGCGGCCAGCTCGTCGTCGCCGGCGAACTGGCCGGGCTCGACGCACTGTCGACAGAACCGGTGAAGGGCACCCGGGTGATCCCGCTGCAGGTGGCGGGCGCATTCCACACCTCGTACATGGCCGCAGCCGTCGCCGCTCTGCGTGACGCCGTCTCGACGGTCACCCCGTCCGATCCCGACCTCACGCTGTGGACCAACCGCGACGGATCCATCGTCACCGATGGCGCCCAGGCGCTGGACTACCTCGTCGATCAGGTGTCCTCGCCCGTGCGCTGGGATCTGTGCATGGCCTCGTTCGCCGATCAGGGCATCACCGGGCTCATCGAGCTCGCCCCCGCCGGTGCGCTCACCGGTCTCGCCAAGCGCGGCCTGCGGGGCATCCCCGCTGTCGCCGTCAAGACCCCCGATGACCTCGATGCGGCCGTCGCGCTGCTGAACGGAGACGCCGCATGA
- a CDS encoding PucR family transcriptional regulator, with the protein MDKTATLTWLRRISGDIASVTIKRLEDTLPWYAVMPPARRSAVGLVAQAGITSFIQWYEDPTSTPWIAADIFAAAPRELLRSVSLQQTLQLIRVTVEVTEERVAGKGADLREAILLYSRDVAFAAADVYARAAEARGLWDARLEALVVDSILTGEADEELPSRIAALGWHGHGEVAVLVGTTPPQFDVDLVRRTARKLAVDVLIGVQGSRLVLVIGRARIEGQEAPESEEEELGFEEIAARLEPSFGPGYVVLGPAVAALVDASQSARAALAGFAVARAWRSAPRPVEADDLLPERALAGDPLAKQTLIERIYRPLQAHSTDLVTTLWSYLDNGRSLEATARELFVHPNTVRYRLKRVSEVIGWDATGPREALILQTSLILGSIGAAENVRRRPPLRRTPR; encoded by the coding sequence ATGGATAAGACCGCGACGCTCACCTGGCTGCGCCGCATCTCCGGCGACATCGCCTCGGTGACGATCAAGCGACTCGAGGACACCCTCCCCTGGTACGCCGTGATGCCACCGGCCCGCCGCTCTGCGGTCGGGCTGGTGGCTCAGGCGGGCATCACCTCGTTCATCCAGTGGTACGAGGACCCGACGTCGACACCGTGGATCGCGGCCGACATCTTCGCGGCAGCACCACGCGAGCTCCTGCGCAGCGTGAGCCTGCAGCAGACGCTGCAGCTCATTCGCGTCACGGTCGAGGTGACCGAAGAGCGCGTCGCCGGCAAGGGCGCGGATCTGCGCGAGGCGATCCTGCTCTACTCTCGCGATGTCGCGTTCGCTGCGGCCGACGTGTATGCCAGGGCCGCCGAAGCCCGCGGGCTCTGGGACGCGCGTCTCGAAGCCCTCGTGGTGGACTCCATCCTCACCGGCGAAGCCGACGAAGAGCTTCCGAGCCGGATCGCCGCGCTCGGCTGGCACGGACACGGTGAGGTCGCGGTGCTCGTGGGCACGACGCCGCCGCAGTTCGATGTCGACCTCGTTCGGCGCACGGCCCGCAAGCTCGCCGTCGACGTGCTCATCGGCGTTCAGGGCTCCCGGCTCGTGCTCGTGATCGGTCGCGCGCGGATCGAGGGCCAGGAGGCGCCCGAGAGCGAGGAGGAGGAGCTCGGCTTCGAAGAGATCGCGGCGAGACTCGAGCCGTCGTTCGGCCCCGGATACGTCGTGCTCGGCCCCGCGGTGGCCGCCCTCGTCGACGCCAGCCAGAGTGCGCGCGCCGCCCTCGCGGGATTCGCCGTCGCGCGCGCATGGCGCAGCGCCCCTCGTCCCGTCGAGGCAGACGATCTGCTGCCCGAGCGCGCCCTCGCCGGCGACCCGCTCGCCAAGCAGACTCTGATCGAGCGCATCTACCGCCCGCTGCAGGCGCATTCGACCGACCTCGTCACGACCCTGTGGAGCTATCTCGACAACGGCCGTTCGCTCGAGGCCACGGCGCGCGAGCTCTTCGTGCACCCGAACACGGTGCGCTACCGCCTCAAGCGCGTCAGCGAGGTCATCGGCTGGGATGCCACAGGGCCCCGCGAGGCGCTGATCCTGCAGACGTCTCTGATCCTCGGTTCGATCGGTGCTGCCGAGAACGTGCGCCGCCGACCGCCGCTGCGCCGCACGCCGCGCTGA
- the aceE gene encoding pyruvate dehydrogenase (acetyl-transferring), homodimeric type, with amino-acid sequence MTVHDQDPYSQDSLDSDPEETGEWQQSLDELVDAKGHGRGREIMLSLLKRSKELHLGVPMVPTTDYINTIAPENEPEFPGDEEIERRYRAWIRWNAAITVHRAQRPGIGVGGHISTYASSAALYEVGFNHFFKGADNAGGADQIFIQGHASPGTYARSFLEGRLSEDQLDGFRQEKSHAPHGIPSYPHPRLMQDYWQFPTVSMGLGPINAIYQAMSNKYLENRGIKDTSQSHVWAFLGDGEMDEVESRGQLQVAANEGLDNLTFVVNCNLQRLDGPVRGNGKIVQELESFFRGAGWNVIKVVWGREWDDLLARDTEGALLNLMNVTPDGDYQTYKAESGAYVREHFFGRDERAAALVKDYSDDDIWNLKRGGHDYRKVYAAFKAATEHKGKPTVILAKTVKGYGLGPQFEGRNATHQMKKMTLDNLKTFRDAMHIPITDAQLEENPYLPPYYNPGPQDETIQYMLERRQALGGFLPERRSTHVGLELPGDAAYALPKKGSGTQEIATTMAFVRLLKDLLRSKDFGHRIVPIIPDEARTFGMDAYFPTAKIYNPNGQHYTSVDRELLLAYKESPQGQIMHVGINEAGALAAFTATGTSYATHGEPLIPVYLFYSMFGFQRTGDAQWAAGDQMARGFIMGATAGRTTLTGEGLQHADGHSHLLASTNPATVSYDPAYGYEIAHIMRSGLERMYGGEHEDPNVMYYITLYNEPIVMPAEPEGVDVDGIVRGIHRISVGEGEGPRAQLFASGVGLPWALEAQELLKNDWGVIADVWSVTSWTELRRDGLAADEHNFLHPEEEPRTAYLTQKLQGAEGPVVAVSDFMHAVQDQIRPWVPQRFATLGADGFGFSDTRAAARRFFKIDGPSIVVRTLQSLAEDGVVDRSLAAQAIQKYSLHDVNAGTSGNAGGES; translated from the coding sequence GTGACTGTGCACGACCAGGATCCCTACTCCCAGGACTCCCTCGACAGCGATCCGGAAGAGACGGGTGAGTGGCAGCAGTCGCTCGACGAGCTCGTCGACGCGAAGGGCCACGGTCGTGGCCGCGAGATCATGCTGAGCCTGTTGAAGCGCTCGAAGGAGCTGCACCTGGGCGTGCCGATGGTCCCGACCACCGACTACATCAACACCATCGCCCCCGAGAACGAGCCCGAGTTCCCCGGCGACGAAGAGATCGAGCGTCGGTACCGTGCGTGGATCCGCTGGAACGCGGCGATCACGGTGCACCGCGCGCAGCGTCCGGGAATCGGCGTCGGCGGGCACATCTCGACCTACGCGTCGTCTGCGGCCCTGTACGAGGTCGGCTTCAACCACTTCTTCAAGGGTGCCGACAACGCCGGCGGCGCCGACCAGATCTTCATCCAGGGGCACGCCTCCCCCGGCACCTACGCCCGCTCCTTCCTCGAAGGACGCCTGAGCGAAGACCAGCTCGACGGATTCCGTCAGGAGAAGTCGCACGCGCCGCACGGCATCCCCTCGTACCCGCACCCGCGTCTGATGCAGGACTACTGGCAGTTCCCGACCGTCTCGATGGGACTCGGTCCGATCAACGCCATCTACCAGGCGATGTCGAACAAGTACCTCGAGAACCGCGGTATCAAAGACACGTCGCAGTCGCACGTCTGGGCCTTCCTCGGCGACGGCGAGATGGACGAGGTCGAGAGCCGCGGGCAGCTCCAGGTGGCCGCCAACGAGGGACTCGACAACCTCACCTTCGTCGTCAACTGCAACCTGCAGCGCCTCGACGGACCCGTGCGCGGAAACGGCAAGATCGTGCAGGAGCTCGAGTCGTTCTTCCGCGGTGCGGGATGGAACGTCATCAAGGTCGTCTGGGGCCGCGAGTGGGACGACCTGCTCGCCCGCGACACCGAGGGCGCGCTGCTCAACCTGATGAACGTCACCCCCGACGGCGACTACCAGACCTACAAGGCCGAGTCCGGCGCCTACGTGCGCGAGCACTTCTTCGGCCGCGACGAGCGCGCCGCCGCCCTCGTGAAGGACTACTCCGACGACGACATCTGGAACCTCAAGCGCGGCGGTCACGACTACCGCAAGGTCTACGCCGCGTTCAAGGCTGCGACCGAGCACAAGGGCAAGCCCACCGTCATCCTCGCGAAGACCGTCAAGGGCTACGGCCTCGGTCCGCAGTTCGAGGGCCGCAACGCGACCCACCAGATGAAGAAGATGACGCTGGACAACCTCAAGACGTTCCGCGACGCCATGCACATCCCGATCACGGACGCGCAGCTCGAAGAGAACCCGTACCTTCCCCCGTACTACAACCCCGGGCCGCAGGACGAGACGATCCAGTACATGCTCGAGCGCCGTCAGGCTCTCGGCGGCTTCCTGCCGGAGCGCCGCTCGACGCACGTGGGTCTCGAGCTGCCGGGCGACGCGGCGTACGCGCTTCCCAAGAAGGGCTCCGGCACACAGGAGATCGCCACCACCATGGCGTTCGTCCGCCTGCTGAAGGATCTGCTCCGCTCGAAGGACTTCGGCCACCGCATCGTGCCGATCATCCCGGACGAGGCTCGTACGTTCGGTATGGACGCGTACTTCCCGACGGCCAAGATCTACAACCCGAACGGCCAGCACTACACCTCGGTCGACCGTGAGCTGCTCCTGGCCTACAAGGAGAGCCCGCAGGGCCAGATCATGCACGTCGGCATCAACGAGGCGGGCGCCCTGGCGGCGTTCACCGCGACCGGAACGTCGTACGCCACGCACGGCGAGCCGCTGATCCCGGTCTATCTCTTCTACTCGATGTTCGGATTCCAGCGCACGGGCGACGCTCAGTGGGCCGCAGGCGACCAGATGGCCCGCGGGTTCATCATGGGGGCCACAGCGGGCCGCACGACTCTCACGGGTGAAGGTCTGCAGCACGCCGACGGTCACTCGCACCTGCTGGCGTCGACCAACCCCGCGACGGTCTCGTACGACCCCGCCTACGGCTACGAGATCGCCCACATCATGCGCTCCGGTCTCGAGCGCATGTACGGCGGCGAGCACGAAGACCCGAACGTCATGTACTACATCACGCTCTACAACGAGCCGATCGTCATGCCTGCCGAGCCGGAGGGTGTCGACGTCGACGGCATCGTGCGCGGCATCCACCGCATCTCCGTCGGCGAGGGCGAGGGTCCTCGGGCCCAGCTGTTCGCCTCGGGCGTCGGACTCCCCTGGGCCCTCGAGGCGCAGGAGCTGCTGAAGAACGACTGGGGCGTGATCGCCGACGTCTGGTCGGTCACCTCGTGGACCGAGCTGCGCCGCGACGGCCTCGCCGCCGACGAGCACAACTTCCTGCACCCCGAGGAAGAGCCGCGCACGGCCTACCTCACGCAGAAGCTGCAGGGCGCCGAGGGTCCGGTCGTCGCGGTGAGCGACTTCATGCATGCCGTGCAGGACCAGATCCGGCCGTGGGTGCCCCAGCGTTTCGCGACGTTGGGCGCAGACGGCTTCGGCTTCTCGGACACGCGCGCCGCGGCCCGACGCTTCTTCAAGATCGACGGACCGTCGATCGTGGTCCGCACGCTGCAGTCGCTCGCCGAAGACGGCGTCGTCGATCGTTCGCTCGCGGCGCAGGCGATCCAGAAGTACAGCCTGCACGACGTCAACGCGGGCACCAGCGGCAACGCGGGTGGCGAGAGCTGA
- a CDS encoding beta-ketoacyl-ACP synthase III — protein sequence MSATLNQISGPAYTRIYSYGAARGENAVPNDDLIGPIDSSDEWIRQRTGIVTRVRADKGTDAIDLATTAAAEAIEKSGISADQVDLVIVATISNPKQSPSVSAIVADRVGANPAAAYDINAACAGYAYAVTQADALIKSGAARYALVIGTEKLSDIVDPADRSISFLLGDGAGAALIGPSDTPGIAPAVWGSDGSKADAVGMNGTLTEFRDGEVPWPTLRQEGQTVFRWAVWEMAKVAREALDRAGVEPSDIAAFIPHQANMRIIDEFAKQLKLPESTVIARDIETTGNTSAASIPLASHRLMAEHPELSGGLALQIGFGAGLVFAAQVVVLP from the coding sequence ATGAGCGCCACGCTGAACCAGATCTCAGGCCCCGCGTACACGCGCATCTACTCGTACGGCGCGGCGCGCGGTGAGAACGCGGTCCCCAACGACGATCTGATCGGACCCATCGATTCGAGCGACGAGTGGATCCGCCAGCGCACCGGCATCGTGACCCGTGTGCGCGCCGACAAGGGCACCGACGCGATCGATCTCGCCACCACTGCGGCCGCCGAGGCCATCGAGAAGTCGGGCATCTCCGCAGACCAGGTGGATCTGGTCATCGTCGCGACCATCAGCAACCCGAAGCAGTCCCCCTCGGTCTCCGCCATCGTGGCCGATCGCGTGGGCGCCAACCCCGCCGCGGCGTACGACATCAACGCGGCCTGCGCCGGGTACGCGTACGCCGTGACTCAGGCCGACGCGCTGATCAAGTCGGGTGCCGCCCGCTATGCGCTCGTGATCGGCACCGAGAAGCTCTCCGACATCGTCGATCCCGCCGATCGCAGCATCTCGTTCCTTCTGGGCGACGGCGCGGGTGCCGCGCTGATCGGCCCGAGCGACACGCCCGGCATCGCCCCCGCGGTGTGGGGTTCCGACGGCTCCAAGGCCGACGCCGTGGGGATGAACGGCACCCTGACCGAGTTCCGCGACGGCGAGGTGCCGTGGCCGACCCTCCGCCAGGAGGGCCAGACGGTGTTCCGCTGGGCGGTGTGGGAGATGGCGAAGGTCGCGCGTGAGGCGCTCGACCGCGCCGGCGTCGAGCCGTCCGACATCGCCGCGTTCATCCCGCACCAGGCGAACATGCGCATCATCGACGAGTTCGCGAAGCAGCTCAAGCTGCCCGAGTCCACGGTGATCGCACGCGACATCGAGACGACGGGCAACACCTCGGCCGCCTCGATCCCGCTCGCCAGCCACCGGCTGATGGCCGAGCACCCCGAGCTCTCGGGCGGCCTGGCCCTGCAGATCGGCTTCGGCGCGGGCCTCGTGTTCGCCGCCCAGGTCGTCGTCCTCCCCTGA
- a CDS encoding acyl carrier protein, whose translation MAFTNDEVLAGLAELITDETGINASEVALEKSFTDDLDIDSISMMTIVVNAEEKFGVTIPDDEVKNLKTVGDAVSFIVAGQE comes from the coding sequence ATGGCTTTCACCAACGATGAGGTCCTCGCTGGCCTCGCTGAGCTGATCACCGATGAGACCGGCATCAACGCTTCCGAGGTCGCCCTCGAGAAGTCGTTCACCGACGACCTCGACATCGACTCGATCTCGATGATGACGATCGTCGTCAACGCCGAGGAGAAGTTCGGCGTCACCATCCCCGACGACGAGGTCAAGAACCTCAAGACCGTCGGCGACGCCGTCTCCTTCATCGTCGCAGGCCAGGAGTAG
- the yczR gene encoding MocR-like transcription factor YczR, producing MASRLVEQLGGQNAAGASATSLAEQIRALILDGRLTVGERLPSERALALELRRSRSTTTRVYGLLEGDGYVVRRHGGSTRVALPHTAHRLSDPDDDEAIDLSIASMDSTPGLYDATVRSLPRLAALRGTSGYSLRGLPELRDAVAARFTDRGVETDPDEIIITSGAVNAFNLILATIGRRGERALVEQPTFPHALEALHRYGYRMLPTPVDVTGWDERHVTDTLLRSRPHLAYLIPDFHNPTGATMSDAERSRIATTARSTGTHVVVDETTAELDIDRGWAPLPMSAHSPQVITVGSMSKIAWGGLRIGWIRADRALIARLISTRPSFELGTALLEQCIAVELLQDMPALTAHVASRLRAGRAAVAAGLGALGGLTMPPTSGGLSTWLDLGAPVSTELSLAARRHGLIVPPGPRFTTGGVLERRLRVPITLSPERTTDAMERLGRAWTHVMSGGATVDEQAPRAAVI from the coding sequence ATGGCCTCACGACTCGTCGAGCAGCTGGGTGGGCAGAACGCCGCCGGTGCCAGCGCGACATCCCTGGCGGAGCAGATCCGTGCGCTGATCCTCGACGGCCGGCTGACCGTGGGCGAACGGCTGCCGAGCGAGCGGGCTCTGGCCCTCGAGCTGCGCCGATCCCGATCGACGACGACTCGCGTCTACGGGCTGCTCGAGGGCGACGGCTACGTGGTGCGCCGACATGGCGGGAGCACGCGGGTCGCGCTGCCGCACACGGCACACCGTCTCTCCGACCCCGATGACGACGAGGCGATCGACCTCTCCATCGCCTCGATGGACTCGACGCCTGGACTCTACGACGCCACTGTGAGATCGCTGCCGCGCCTCGCGGCGCTGCGCGGCACCAGCGGGTACTCGCTGCGTGGTCTGCCCGAGCTGCGCGACGCCGTCGCCGCCCGGTTCACCGATCGCGGCGTCGAGACCGATCCCGATGAGATCATCATCACCTCCGGCGCGGTCAACGCCTTCAACCTGATCCTCGCCACGATCGGACGCCGTGGCGAACGCGCCCTGGTCGAGCAGCCCACCTTTCCGCACGCGCTCGAAGCACTGCACCGGTACGGCTACCGGATGCTCCCGACTCCGGTCGATGTCACCGGCTGGGACGAGCGACACGTCACCGACACCCTTCTGCGGAGCCGCCCGCACCTCGCGTACCTGATCCCCGACTTCCACAATCCGACCGGGGCGACCATGAGCGACGCCGAGCGCTCCCGCATCGCGACCACCGCGCGGAGCACGGGGACGCATGTGGTCGTCGACGAGACGACCGCCGAACTCGACATCGATCGAGGATGGGCGCCGCTGCCGATGTCCGCCCACAGCCCGCAGGTGATCACGGTGGGATCGATGTCGAAGATCGCCTGGGGCGGCCTGAGGATCGGGTGGATCCGTGCGGACCGTGCGCTCATCGCCCGGTTGATCTCCACCCGCCCTTCGTTCGAACTCGGCACCGCGCTGCTCGAGCAGTGCATCGCCGTGGAGCTGCTGCAGGACATGCCCGCTCTCACCGCGCACGTCGCGTCACGCCTGCGCGCAGGCAGGGCGGCGGTGGCAGCCGGTCTCGGCGCGCTCGGCGGGCTCACCATGCCGCCCACGAGCGGGGGCCTGTCCACCTGGCTCGATCTCGGCGCACCCGTGTCGACGGAACTGTCGCTCGCGGCCCGGCGGCACGGGCTGATCGTGCCGCCAGGTCCGCGCTTCACCACCGGCGGAGTTCTGGAGCGTCGACTGCGCGTCCCCATCACCCTCTCCCCCGAGCGGACGACCGATGCGATGGAGCGTCTGGGCCGGGCGTGGACCCACGTGATGAGCGGAGGCGCGACGGTCGACGAGCAGGCCCCCCGCGCGGCTGTCATCTGA
- a CDS encoding DUF3145 domain-containing protein has product MATAYARGVVFVHSAPRALCPHLEWAVGRAIGRAVNFDWSDQPVLDGARRAEFYWDGPVGTGAALATAIRGWEHLRFEVTEDPTPRSDGGRWLHTPDLGIHYAQTDAAGNIVIGEDRIRYAMEIAAGSATELQRELDIALGSAWDEELEPFRHASDDARVVWLHKVG; this is encoded by the coding sequence ATGGCGACGGCTTACGCACGCGGAGTGGTTTTCGTCCACTCTGCCCCTCGCGCGCTCTGCCCGCACCTGGAATGGGCGGTCGGACGCGCTATCGGTCGCGCTGTGAACTTCGACTGGAGCGATCAGCCGGTGCTCGACGGCGCTCGACGCGCGGAGTTCTACTGGGACGGCCCGGTCGGGACGGGAGCCGCCCTGGCGACGGCGATCCGCGGCTGGGAGCACCTGCGCTTCGAGGTGACCGAGGACCCGACGCCTCGCAGCGACGGCGGCCGGTGGTTGCACACGCCCGATCTCGGCATCCACTATGCGCAGACCGACGCGGCGGGCAACATCGTCATCGGCGAGGACCGCATCCGCTACGCGATGGAGATCGCCGCGGGCAGTGCGACCGAACTGCAGCGTGAGCTCGACATCGCCTTGGGGTCGGCCTGGGATGAGGAGCTCGAGCCGTTCCGTCACGCCAGCGATGACGCGCGCGTCGTCTGGCTGCACAAGGTGGGCTAG